Proteins from one Oncorhynchus tshawytscha isolate Ot180627B linkage group LG16, Otsh_v2.0, whole genome shotgun sequence genomic window:
- the prmt6 gene encoding protein arginine N-methyltransferase 6, giving the protein MSHFTKKRKLDKNVQDNLYFDSYSDVTIHEEMIADTVRTNTYRTGILRNSSLIQGKVVLDVGAGTGVLSIFCAQAGARKVYAVEASSIADQAVKIVKHNKMEDIIDVIKGTLETIDLPEQVDVIVSEWMGYALLHESMLNSVLFARDKWLKAGGLILPSKAELYIAPINDFVVEDRLSFWSTVKDQYDVDMSCMSDFARKCIMSNDITVNLVTVEDVLSHPSKFAELDLYSVTTEQLKSVKGAFKCECFGSSAVNALCVWFTVTFPGGEEKPLVLSTSPFKPETHWKQAVLYLDEPVDVRQDTTVVGEVNMSPSEDSSRHICIHVDYTIGELKKQSKTFSIPDGYSGEAQQ; this is encoded by the coding sequence ATGTCCCACTTCACAAAGAAAAGGAAATTAGACAAAAATGTGCAGGATAACCTGTACTTTGACAGCTATTCTGATGTCACCATTCACGAGGAAATGATTGCAGACACTGTCCGGACGAACACGTACAGGACAGGGATACTGAGGAACAGCAGTTTGATCCAAGGGAAAGTAGTGTTGGATGTCGGGGCAGGAACCGGCGTTCTAAGCATATTTTGCGCCCAAGCCGGGGCCAGGAAAGTTTACGCGGTGGAGGCTAGTTCAATCGCTGATCAAGCTGTTAAAATCGTTAAACACAACAAGATGGAAGACATAATCGATGTGATTAAAGGGACTCTGGAGACAATCGATTTGCCGGAGCAGGTGGACGTGATAGTAAGCGAGTGGATGGGGTACGCGCTGCTTCACGAATCTATGCTGAATTCTGTCCTCTTCGCCCGCGACAAATGGCTTAAAGCCGGCGGCCTTATTTTGCCTTCCAAGGCCGAACTGTACATTGCACCCATCAATGACTTCGTGGTGGAGGACCGGCTAAGTTTCTGGTCAACTGTGAAGGACCAGTACGACGTGGACATGTCGTGCATGTCTGACTTCGCCAGGAAATGCATCATGAGCAATGACATCACCGTGAACTTGGTGACGGTAGAGGACGTGCTCTCCCACCCCTCCAAATTCGCGGAGTTGGATCTGTACTCGGTTACCACGGAGCAGCTGAAATCCGTGAAGGGGGCATTCAAGTGCGAGTGTTTCGGTTCGTCTGCCGTGAACGCGCTCTGCGTGTGGTTCACGGTGACCTTTCCCGGTGGCGAGGAGAAGCCCCTGGTTCTCTCCACATCTCCGTTCAAACCGGAGACGCACTGGAAGCAGGCAGTGTTGTATCTGGATGAACCAGTCGATGTGAGGCAGGACACCACAGTGGTGGGCGAGGTCAACATGTCTCCCTCAGAGGACAGTTCCAGACATATATGCATCCATGTGGACTACACTATAGGAGAACTCAAAAAACAGTCCAAGACCTTTTCCATCCCTGATGGTTATTCAGGAGAGGCTCAACAATAA